The Paenibacillus sp. RC334 nucleotide sequence AGATCGAACATTACCGCTTGAATCGTCATCTGTATTATCCACTCTCTTTCCACTTTATATGTACGCTTGTTCTGCCTTGTTGCGTCTACAAGCATTCCAATCGTTATGTGCCCATATTAATCAAGAGGCCGCAATGTGTTATATGAAATAACATCATGCGACCTTATTTACAGAGGCTACAGGCCCACGGACAATTTAAACGATTCGAACCAACAGAAGTCGTTATTTTTTGTCTACTTGAACCTGATTAGATAGCGCAAACTTCTCAAGCCGCTCTGCAATGGCATCCGTATCATAACGGCCCAGTGATTTTGTAAAAATAAAGTTGCCACCCTTACCTTTTCTTTCAACCGTTACGTAACCCTTTTCAATCTTGATGGCTTTCATATCCTCTGCCGTCATTGGACGCTCTCTGCCACCCTTCAACATATACAGCGTGCTCTTTCCAACCTTCAAATAAGGACGGCGGATGAAAAAGATAACAGCCAGCATCAAATACAAGCCGAATACAAGCCAGTCCATGCCGCGCATACCAGTCTTAGTCAAAAAATAACTCATGAGCATATACAGAACTGCAAGTCCAGCCAACATGATTGGCACGGTAATATTACGTCCACGGAAAATATCCATTGCAGAACCGGCGCCACTAATGGTTTGGATGCCTTGCTTTTTGCGCGATTTATTCAAATGCGCTGTGTTTTTGCGAACTTTTCTTTCAAATGACCGGGCCATCTCTCAATTCCCTTCCCAAATATATTGCTTAAAACAATTGCTACCAATCCTAATCTATATAGATACCAAAAATAGATACCTTAAAAAACGAAAAGCAAATTACGCGGGCTAAGCCGCTTTAGCGACATTAATGCGTCAGCCCACCATTTCCCTTCGACGTATCTTCGTCCACAATTTCAATCGTATCAAGTTGCTGCCGGAAATTACGGCGAATGTTATCCAAATAAATTTCCCGAAGATTGGCGCGCTCTGTTGTTTCCTCTTCCGTCAATCCTTCGGCTTTTGCTTTGCGAGCCAATTCATTGATGCGCTGTACCAAGCTGTCTATATCCAAATTCTGTCCCCTCCATATAAGCAAAGATATAATACACTTTGACATGTAGAAAAGAGCTTGTCAAGGTTCCCGTATCACGTTCCCTGACAGCTCTAATGTGACTGATCAGAAGTGCGGAAGCTTTAAAAGCTGGCCTGCCTGCACTCCTCGATCTTCCATTCCGTTAATCCGAACAATTCCTTCTATATATACCCGTGTATCCATTCGTTCCGGTTTATGAGTGGAGGCAATCCGCCACAATGTATCCCCAGGTTGCACAATAAGTTTGGTCACCTCTTCATTCGAAACCGAAGGAGCCGCGAATACCGTCAGTACACCTGCACCCGCAATCCAGGCAACGATAACCAGAATAAGAAGTTTGGGCAGGAGACTGTTGGAAATGGTCCGTACAAGCTGCGCCCTTCTCTCATTCCGGACATTTTGAATCTTTTCTAAATTCATTGGAAAAATACTTTGATATGTGCTATATTTCATCATTTGTCGCGTCCTCCAAACGTTTGTTCCTATGTTTTTTCACAATATAACACGAACATTTGTTTTGTTCAATAGAAAAGAGAACAAAAGTTCGTGATTATTTTTTAGGATTATTTAGAACTTACGTTTGTACGAACGGAGGTTCTATGCTATAATTTTCCCAAACGTTACTAAATGGGGTTGATACGGTATGTCTAAGATTTCAAGCCGCCAGCAGGCCATTCTTGAATTTATCCGCAATGAAGTGCGTCTAAAGGGTTATCCCCCTTCTGTACGCGAAATAGGTGAGGCTGTCGGATTGGCCTCCAGTTCTACGGTTCACGGTCATTTGGATCGTCTGGAGAAAAAG carries:
- a CDS encoding DUF896 domain-containing protein, which translates into the protein MDIDSLVQRINELARKAKAEGLTEEETTERANLREIYLDNIRRNFRQQLDTIEIVDEDTSKGNGGLTH
- a CDS encoding LysM peptidoglycan-binding domain-containing protein; protein product: MKYSTYQSIFPMNLEKIQNVRNERRAQLVRTISNSLLPKLLILVIVAWIAGAGVLTVFAAPSVSNEEVTKLIVQPGDTLWRIASTHKPERMDTRVYIEGIVRINGMEDRGVQAGQLLKLPHF